Proteins from a genomic interval of Channa argus isolate prfri chromosome 11, Channa argus male v1.0, whole genome shotgun sequence:
- the LOC137136065 gene encoding STAM-binding protein-like A translates to MADHTDVSLLPEERVRALTKKGSSVEVNDDVPPRRYFRSGMEMIRMAIIYTEEGNAEHAFVLYNKYITLFIEKLPKHRDYKTANIPEKKDTLKKLKDVAFPQAEILKKALLKRFEQEHEQYLVKKKAQGEALAQEQSRQRALDAERERVAEMQRRQREQEQFSAFEEMIRRQELEKERQRVLLEFATPATPSPDLPLIPGVQGPPLISPTPPQSPGDPSGTFNHQYNHPPASIGSPAPATPSFDRSLKPGTLVTPGDNNTMVDALRKLAVPAELCRSFLSLAEANTRRAVETCGILCGKLTRNAFTVTHVIVPKQCGGPDFCDTENEEELFLIQDQYNLITLGWIHTHPTQTAFLSSVDLHTHCSYQMMMPEAIAIVCSPKFNEIGYFRLTDRGTDEISSCKQKGFHPHSKEPPLFTHAGHVTITNDTVSMMDLR, encoded by the exons ATGGCGGACCACACTGACGTAAGTCTGCTGCCGGAGGAGAGAGTTCGCGCTCTGACTAAGAAAGGAAGCTCAGTGGAAGTTAATGACGATGTTCCCCCTCGCCGTTACTTCCGCTCGGGCATGGAGATGATCCGCATGGCTATTATCTACACGGAGGAGGGAAACGCCGAGCACGCCTTCGTCCTGTACAACAAATACATCAC ATTATTTATAGAAAAACTTCCCAAGCATCGGGATTACAAGACTGCAAACATTCCTGAGAAGAAGGATACACTAAAG aaactgaaGGATGTAGCATTTCCTCAAGCAGAGATTCTGAAAAAAGctcttttaaaaagatttgaaCAAGAACATGAACAGTATCTTGTTAAAAAG AAAGCACAGGGCGAAGCCTTGGCGCAGGAGCAGTCCCGCCAGCGAGCGCTGGACGCGGAGCGTGAGCGCGTGGCCGAGATGCAGCGGCGGCAGCGGGAGCAGGAGCAGTTCAGTGCTTTTGAGGAGATGATCCGCCGCCAAGAGCTGGAGAAGGAGCGCCAGCGCGTGCTCCTGGAGTTTGCCACGCCTGCGACGCCCTCCCCTGACCTGCCCCTCATTCCAGGCGTCCAGGGCCCCCCACTTATTTCCCCCACACCCCCACAAAGCCCAGGTGACCCGTCTGGCACTTTTAATCACCAATACAATCACCCTCCCGCATCTATCGGTTCTCCTGCCCCTGCCACACCCAGCTTTGACCGGTCGCTCAAGCCCGGGACTCTGGTCACCCCGGGTGACAACA ATACAATGGTGGATGCCCTTCGGAAGTTGGCTGTTCCCGCTGAGCTGTGCCGGAGCTTTCTGAGTTTGGCTGAGGCCAACACAAGACGAGCTGTAGAAACTTGCGGCATCCTGTGTGGCAAACTG accAGAAATGCATTTACTGTGACCCATGTCATCGTACCAAAGCAGTGTGGCGGACCAGACTTTTGTGACACAGAAAACGAGGAGGAGCTCTTTCTCATACAGGACCAGTACAATCTCATCACCCTGGGCTGGATACAT ACTCACCCCACACAGACGGCCTTCCTTTCCAGCGTCGACCTCCACACGCACTGCTCCTACCAAATGATGATGCCAGAGGCCATCGCCATCGTCTGCTCACCTAAGTTCAATGA AATTGGCTACTTCCGGTTGACGGACCGAGGAACAGATGAGATCTCCTCATGTAAACAGAAAGGTTTTCACCCTCACAGCAAAGAACCTCCTTTATTTaca cacGCGGGACATGTCACCATCACCAATGACACTGTGTCTATGATGGATTTGCGGTGA
- the ppil2 gene encoding RING-type E3 ubiquitin-protein ligase PPIL2: MGKRQHQKDKMYITCTEYTNFYGGKRAEIPQANFRRLSFDHCSLSLQPFEYPVCTEEGVVFDLLSIVPWIKKYGTNPISGEKLEAKSLIKLNFAKNNDGKYHCPVLYNIFTNNSHIVANKVSGNVFSYEAVEQLNIKNKTFKDLLTDEPFTRKDIITLQDPTNLDKFNVSNFFHVKNNLKVLDPDEEKAKLDPAYHLKSTNLETRETLAELYKDYKGDQLLASTMKEPKAKKTDKINAAHYSTGRVSASFTSTAMTPTTVHEAEAIADDTVRYTYVKKKGYVRLHTNKGDLNLELHCDKVPKAGENFIRLCKKGYYDGTIFHRSIRNFMIQGGDPTGTGTGGESSWGKPFKDEFRPNLSHTGRGVLSMANSGPNTNKSQFFITFRSCTYLDRKHTVFGRVVGGFEALTAMENVESDPKTDKPKSEIKIISTTVFVDPYEEADAQIAGEREQDQLKEEEEKQQANIALKKTKEQQAPKTFKEGVGKYINPATAKRSVPDDDSGPSTSWAAAAKKPKGKQSFQDFSSW, from the exons ATGGGGAAGCGACAgcaccaaaaagacaaaat GTACATCACATGTACAGAGTACACAAACTTCTATGGAGGGAAGCGAGCAG aaATCCCACAGGCGAATTTCAGACGACTTTCATTTGACCACTGCAG cttgtcccttcagccGTTTGAGTATCCGGTTTGTACTGAGGAGGGTGTCGTCTTTGACCTGCT gagCATTGTTCCGTGGATCAAGAAGTACGGAACTAATCCGATCTCTGGAGAG AAACTAGAAGCAAAGTCTCTCATCAAGCTGAACTTTGCCAAGAACAATGATG gaaAGTATCATTGTCCTGTTCTGTACAACATCTTCACAAATAATTCTCACATTGTTGCCAACAAGGTCAGCGGTAATGTGTTCTCTTATGAG GCTGTTGAGCAACTCAACATTAAGAACAAGACCTTTAAAGATCTATTGACTGATGAACCTTTTACCCGAAAGGACATTATAACACTCCAG GACCCCACAAACCTGGACAAATTCAATGTTTCCAACTTTTTCCATGTGAAAAATAACCTGAAGGTGTTGGATCCAG ATGAGGAAAAAGCGAAGCTGGACCCAGCTTATCATCTCAAAAGTACCAATCTTGAGACCAGGGAGACCTTAGCTGAGCTGTACAAGGATTACAAAGGAGATCAGCTCCTGGCATCCACCATGAAGGAGCCAAAGGCCAAGAAGACCGATAAGATTAACGCT GCTCACTACTCCACTGGTAGAGTTTCTGCCTCCTTTACGTCCACAGCCATGACCCCTACAACAGTACATGAAGCAG AGGCCATTGCAGATGACACTGTGCGTTACACGTATGTGAAGAAAAAGGGCTACGTCCGTCTACACACAAACAAGGGCGACCTTAATCTCGAGTTGCACTGTGATAAG GTTCCCAAAGCCGGAGAGAACTTCATCCGTCTGTGTAAGAAAGGATACTATGACGGGACAATCTTCCACAGGTCTATTCGGAATTTTATG attcaAGGAGGGGACCCCACTGGCACTGGCACAG GAGGAGAGTCCTCCTGGGGAAAACCTTTTAAGGATGAGTTTCGGCCCAACCTGTCCCACACCGGCCGGGGAGTTCTCAGCATGGCAAACTCTGGCCCAAACACTAACAAGTCCCAGTT TTTCATCACCTTCAGGTCCTGCACATACCTGGACAGGAAGCACACGGTATTTGGAAG ggTCGTTGGTGGATTTGAGGCACTCACAGCCATGGAGAACGTGGAGAGTGatccaaaaacagacaaaccaaaG TCGGAAATCAAGATCATAAGTACAACTGTATTCGTAGACCCGTATGAGGAGGCTGATGCTCAg ATCGCGGGAGAACGAGAACAGGATCAgctgaaggaggaagaggagaagcagCAGGCTAACATTGCCCTGAAGAAAACGAAGGAGCAGCAGGCGCCAAAGACGTTTAAAGAAGGTGTGGGCAAATACATCAACCCTGCTACAGC AAAACGTTCGGTCCCTGATGATGACAGCGGGCCGTCCACCAGCTGGGCAGCAGCAGCCAAAAAGCCCAAAGGCAAGCAGAGCTTCCAAGACTTCAGCTCCTGGTAG